Proteins encoded within one genomic window of Triticum aestivum cultivar Chinese Spring chromosome 2D, IWGSC CS RefSeq v2.1, whole genome shotgun sequence:
- the LOC123055518 gene encoding uncharacterized protein produces MNSISRSGYNDQTSDTTDAGTGASSSMSMAPPLRPSGANKLEPLPMPPSVFSPTHQDSLGFLNQWIAGDEKMLDTLGFLFHADMYANDPYALQQLHPPASARGGLHRFLGESMFQSPCATKTKRADHRVQTGGHWRLEQTREELVLAHESGLKNSFGFYLSTFKKRKTSWLMQEFTNDMDKGPDRKGVPTLHKLYITPRATDDDLREVYGRTA; encoded by the exons ATGAATTCCATCTCCAGGTCCGGCTACAA TGATCAAACTTCGGACACCACCGACGCTGGAACCGGAGCCAGCAGCTCCATGTCCATGGCCCCTCCGCTCAGGCCCAGCGGGGCGAACAAACTCGAACCGCTGCCGATGCCTCCCAGCGTCTTCAGCCCGACGCATCAGGATAGTCTGGGGTTCCTCAACCAGTGGATCGCCGGCGACGAGAAGATGCTCGACACGCTGGGGTTCCTTTTCCACGCCGACATGTACGCCAACGATCCCTACGCGCTGCAGCAGCTGCACCCACCGGCCAGCGCCCGCGGGGGCCTGCACAGGTTCCTCGGCGAGTCCATGTTCCAGAGCCCGTGCGCGACCAAGACCAAGCGCGCCGACCATAGAGTCCAGACCGGCGGGCACTGGCGGCTGGAGCAGACCAGGGAGGAGCTGGTGCTGGCCCACGAGAGTGGGCTCAAGAACAGCTTCGGGTTCTACCTCAGCACGTTCAAGAAGCGCAAGACGTCGTGGCTCATGCAAGAGTTCACCAACGACATGGACAAGGGCCCCGACAGGAAGGGCGTGCCCACGCTCCACAAGCTCTACATCACGCCGCGTGCCACCGACGACGACCTGAGGGAAGTCTATGGGAGGACGGCGTGA